A window of Natrinema versiforme contains these coding sequences:
- a CDS encoding 4Fe-4S ferredoxin N-terminal domain-containing protein, translated as MSTDDESFHPLGEEWEDELETMLDDTEYDSDLGMEMAQDAMRVTKGELSESEFHERYHEDVMEEFGEDERPTKEAYEAAQEEAKGTASNMLDAFDGDGGETRRETMKKMGVGAAAVGVGAFGATHDPPEQSLSAAEGGHSETTEHSDTQWGMTIDLERCDGCLSCMTACTQENSLDQGVNWMYVMAFEDELTSSSSPQPDVVGGKSDFNMLVRPCQHCTDAPCEKVCPTTARHTRDKDGLVLTDYDVCIGCRYCQVACPYGVNYFQWDEPDTDYSELDESHTMGEYEHGERWVDSRAPRGTMSKCTMCPSHQDGKRGDEKVGTSACEEVCPPNAIQFGNVKDEKSDPSQHREHPIKSRAVIDVERDVPSPDTLDENLSEDDDLASATEAVEDLTTELVSIMKAIEIVSRDTETDPGEEENNTILQKQETILEVLETLESYVDLESEDVLAELQLGSGESDDAMVRLQQFAGNPSAKFKLLEDIGTNPNITYLGQEPGPEAEQVEGPTKYEDVGDLVDKRQDILDEGTVGRVDGVSL; from the coding sequence ATGAGTACGGACGATGAATCATTCCACCCGCTCGGCGAAGAGTGGGAGGACGAACTCGAGACGATGCTCGACGATACCGAGTACGACAGCGACCTCGGTATGGAGATGGCCCAGGACGCGATGCGGGTCACGAAGGGCGAACTCTCCGAGTCCGAATTCCACGAGCGCTATCACGAGGACGTGATGGAGGAGTTCGGCGAGGACGAACGCCCGACCAAGGAAGCCTACGAGGCGGCACAGGAGGAGGCGAAAGGAACCGCCTCCAACATGCTCGATGCCTTCGACGGCGACGGCGGCGAGACCCGCCGCGAGACGATGAAGAAGATGGGCGTCGGCGCGGCGGCCGTCGGAGTGGGTGCCTTCGGTGCCACCCACGACCCACCCGAACAGAGCCTCAGCGCCGCTGAAGGCGGCCACTCGGAGACCACCGAACACAGCGACACCCAGTGGGGGATGACGATCGACCTCGAACGCTGTGACGGCTGTCTCTCCTGTATGACTGCCTGTACCCAGGAAAACAGCCTCGATCAGGGGGTCAACTGGATGTACGTCATGGCATTCGAGGACGAACTCACGTCTTCTTCGTCCCCGCAACCCGACGTAGTCGGTGGCAAATCCGACTTCAACATGCTCGTGCGACCGTGCCAGCACTGTACGGACGCTCCCTGTGAGAAGGTCTGTCCGACGACGGCCCGTCACACCCGCGACAAGGACGGCCTCGTCCTGACCGACTACGACGTCTGTATCGGCTGCCGGTACTGTCAGGTCGCCTGTCCCTACGGGGTCAACTACTTCCAGTGGGACGAGCCCGATACGGACTACAGCGAACTCGACGAGAGTCACACGATGGGCGAGTACGAGCACGGCGAGCGCTGGGTCGACAGCCGTGCGCCCCGCGGAACGATGAGCAAGTGTACGATGTGTCCGTCCCACCAGGACGGGAAACGGGGCGACGAAAAGGTCGGTACGTCCGCGTGTGAGGAGGTCTGCCCGCCCAACGCGATCCAGTTCGGGAACGTCAAGGACGAAAAGAGCGATCCCTCCCAGCACCGCGAGCACCCGATCAAGAGCCGGGCCGTCATCGACGTCGAACGCGACGTGCCCTCGCCCGACACGCTCGACGAGAACCTCAGCGAGGACGACGACCTCGCGTCCGCGACCGAGGCCGTCGAGGACCTCACCACCGAACTCGTCAGCATCATGAAGGCGATCGAGATCGTCAGTCGGGACACCGAGACCGATCCGGGCGAGGAGGAGAACAATACGATCCTCCAGAAACAGGAGACGATCCTCGAGGTGCTCGAGACGCTCGAAAGCTACGTCGACCTCGAGAGCGAGGACGTCCTCGCCGAACTACAGCTCGGCTCGGGCGAATCCGACGACGCGATGGTCCGACTCCAGCAGTTCGCCGGCAACCCCAGCGCGAAGTTCAAGCTGCTCGAGGACATCGGGACGAACCCGAACATCACCTACCTCGGTCAGGAACCCGGACCGGAGGCCGAACAGGTCGAGGGGCCGACCAAGTACGAGGACGTAGGAGACCTCGTCGACAAGCGACAAGACATCCTCGACGAAGGGACCGTCGGCCGCGTTGACGGGGTGTCGTTATGA